The following proteins are encoded in a genomic region of Schistocerca serialis cubense isolate TAMUIC-IGC-003099 chromosome 9, iqSchSeri2.2, whole genome shotgun sequence:
- the LOC126418951 gene encoding uncharacterized protein LOC126418951, which yields MKFLVLVLFALAAAASATYLPAGVSPLNLAYSAGPVQAPGLPFYPYGALGLGQLLPYGGLQSYPYPYVPAVSHAPAAVAVSAAPAASASAGPTPVAEQKSLAPVAPAVPAVPEVQLVDAPKPVEETPEVKQARESFMALWLAAAKAAAESPDAGDAPAPAGEPAPSRRRRDVTGVLRPAVRSWGSGAPWPSYSYSYSAPLSAASPYVQPAAYPYYY from the exons GTGCTGGTACTGTTCGCTctggccgccgccgcctccgcgacGTACCTGCCGGCGGGCGTGTCGCCGCTGAACCTGGCCTACAGCGCGGGCCCCGTGCAGGCGCCAGGGCTGCCCTTCTACCCGTACGGCGCTCTGGGGCTGGGCCAGCTGCTGCCCTACGGCGGCCTGCAGTCCTACCCCTACCCCTACGTGCCCGCTGTCTCCCACGCCCCCGCAGCCGTCGCGGTgagtgccgcccccgccgcctctgcCTCCGCCGGCCCCACCCCCGTCGCAGAGCAGAAGTCGCTGGCTCCAGTAGCCCCCGCGGTGCCCGCCGTCCCTGAGGTGCAGCTTGTGGACGCGCCCAAGCCGGTCGAGGAGACTCCTGAG GTGAAGCAGGCCCGCGAGAGCTTCATGGCGCTGTGGCTGGCCGCCGCCAAGGCCGCCGCCGAGAGCCCCGACGCCGGCGACGCCCCCGCCCCCGCCGGCGAGCCGGCGCCCTCCAGGCGGCGCCGTGACGTCACGGGCGTGCTGCGGCCGGCCGTGCGCTCCTGGGGCTCCGGCGCGCCGTGgccctcctactcctactcctactcggCGCCGCTCAGCGCCGCCTCGCCCTACGTGCAGCCGGCAGCCTACCCCTACTACTACTGA